From Streptomyces qinzhouensis, one genomic window encodes:
- a CDS encoding lantibiotic dehydratase — protein MYAHVDAALLRAGAWAPDDLVQPWPDPGGDADSWRAWLERTLRIPGFAEALEQASPALARRVRDIRDEQNLPERAVRKATFAVLRYLLRASNRATPFGFFAGVAPVRLADAATVRIGSGHRAVVRVDAVWLTTVIERLEADRALLPHLMVQTHALVAEKDGHLVLDHRGTGSSGGAPARVQVRVTPPVTSALAAARHPIRVADLVAKLAGDFPRVPSEVIAKLLADLIAQHLLVTNLRAPMTTMNPLNHLLSALDAAEAENLQSAGATVARLRSFTHALARPHTSPEYGEHRAQFNAEMRHIAPGTAPVLGTDLRIDGEATVPTAVADEAARAATALVRLARQPFLSRAWANWHGRFLERYGPRALIPVLDAVDGDTGLGYPAGFLGGPPAPASAPLTERDGKLLALAQNAALRRQYEIVVDDAMINALTVIGPDTGVQPTTELIARINAASTDALGDGEFTLAVTGVSRTAGTVTGRFLHLLDAHDRNRMATAYATAATATDDALPVQISAPPLHTSTENVARAPAVMPAVLAWGECHDHIGERVLLDDITVTADVHRLYLVSRSRRRPLEFVNLNAVEPVHRTHPLVRFLAEATHAMSAPCAVFDWGTATTLPFLPAVRYGRTILSPARWLLTTADLAARETDQPQWDESLVAWREQVAIPSTVYAGDGDQRLRLNLDEPVHRMLLRAQVQRSGTAVLRAEAAPDAGWIGERPHELVIPLARTGRGRRAPWWLDRETGTPDGHGHVPGCDGRFLVQLYARPERHGGILRRLPELLAELGGRTQWWFLPYRDPDDHLRLRLVVPADHAEGAPAAIGGWTRALRRAGLTSRVRWDTDFPETARFGGPAAIDAAETFFAADSEAAAAQLAFSTANSGPDAQAVTAASMIDLTTGLIGNPADAMAWLIDHARTTSTAPARDVYAQAVALGNPYDHDALTRQPGGQRITAAWARRRETLADYRAVLDTAGTADVNVLLPELLHLHHTRVAGIDLDAEGQCLHLARAAALSWTARGRTRS, from the coding sequence GTGTACGCGCACGTCGATGCCGCGCTGCTGCGGGCCGGGGCCTGGGCTCCGGACGATCTCGTCCAGCCGTGGCCCGACCCGGGCGGAGACGCGGACTCCTGGCGGGCGTGGCTGGAGCGAACCCTTCGGATACCCGGCTTCGCGGAAGCTCTGGAGCAGGCCAGCCCTGCGCTGGCTCGACGCGTTCGGGACATCCGCGATGAACAGAACCTGCCCGAACGCGCCGTACGAAAGGCGACGTTCGCCGTCCTGCGGTATCTGCTGCGGGCGTCGAACCGGGCCACCCCGTTCGGCTTCTTCGCCGGAGTGGCACCCGTGCGCTTGGCCGACGCGGCGACGGTGCGCATCGGCTCCGGGCACCGGGCCGTCGTCAGAGTCGACGCGGTGTGGCTGACCACGGTGATCGAGCGGCTGGAAGCGGACCGAGCCCTGCTGCCGCACCTGATGGTGCAGACCCATGCGCTGGTGGCGGAGAAGGACGGTCACCTGGTGCTCGACCACCGGGGCACCGGCAGCTCGGGCGGCGCCCCGGCCCGGGTTCAGGTCCGTGTCACCCCGCCTGTCACCTCGGCCCTGGCTGCGGCTCGCCATCCCATCCGGGTCGCGGACCTCGTCGCTAAGCTGGCCGGCGACTTTCCCCGCGTGCCCTCCGAGGTGATCGCCAAGCTGCTGGCGGATCTGATCGCCCAGCACCTCCTGGTCACGAACCTCCGTGCCCCGATGACCACGATGAACCCGCTGAACCACCTTCTGAGCGCCCTCGACGCGGCCGAAGCCGAGAACCTCCAGTCGGCCGGCGCCACCGTCGCGCGGCTTCGATCTTTCACCCACGCTCTGGCCCGGCCCCATACCTCCCCCGAATACGGCGAACACCGGGCCCAGTTCAACGCCGAGATGCGCCACATCGCCCCCGGCACCGCACCGGTACTCGGGACCGACCTGCGGATCGACGGGGAGGCGACGGTCCCGACCGCGGTCGCCGACGAAGCGGCGCGGGCCGCGACGGCACTCGTACGGCTGGCCCGCCAACCGTTCCTCAGCCGCGCATGGGCGAACTGGCACGGCCGCTTCCTGGAGCGGTACGGCCCGCGCGCCCTGATCCCGGTCCTGGACGCAGTGGACGGTGACACCGGCCTCGGCTATCCGGCCGGGTTCCTCGGCGGACCGCCCGCCCCGGCGAGCGCCCCGCTGACCGAGAGGGACGGGAAATTGCTGGCGCTCGCGCAGAACGCGGCCCTGCGCCGTCAGTACGAGATCGTGGTGGACGACGCCATGATCAACGCTCTCACCGTGATCGGCCCCGACACCGGCGTTCAGCCGACGACGGAGCTGATCGCCCGTATCAACGCCGCCAGCACCGACGCCCTCGGGGACGGAGAGTTCACGCTCGCGGTCACCGGGGTGTCCCGGACCGCCGGGACAGTGACTGGACGGTTCCTCCACCTCCTCGACGCCCACGACCGCAACCGGATGGCAACGGCGTACGCGACGGCGGCGACCGCGACCGACGACGCCCTGCCCGTACAGATATCCGCGCCCCCGCTCCATACATCCACCGAGAACGTCGCCCGTGCCCCGGCCGTGATGCCTGCGGTCCTCGCCTGGGGCGAGTGCCACGACCACATCGGGGAGCGGGTGCTCTTGGATGACATCACGGTGACCGCCGATGTCCACCGCCTCTACCTGGTCTCGCGGTCCCGGCGGCGACCGCTGGAGTTCGTGAACCTCAACGCGGTCGAGCCGGTCCACCGCACCCATCCGCTGGTCCGGTTCCTGGCCGAGGCCACCCACGCGATGAGCGCCCCGTGCGCGGTCTTCGACTGGGGAACCGCGACAACGCTGCCGTTCCTTCCCGCAGTGCGCTACGGCCGCACGATCCTGTCCCCAGCCCGGTGGCTGCTCACCACCGCTGACCTTGCCGCCCGCGAGACGGACCAGCCTCAGTGGGATGAGTCCCTAGTCGCGTGGCGGGAGCAGGTCGCCATTCCGAGCACGGTGTACGCGGGCGACGGCGACCAACGCCTCCGTCTCAACCTGGACGAACCCGTGCACCGGATGCTGCTGCGCGCGCAAGTACAGCGTTCCGGCACCGCCGTGCTCCGCGCGGAGGCGGCCCCGGACGCGGGGTGGATCGGCGAGCGCCCCCACGAGCTGGTCATCCCTCTCGCCCGGACCGGCCGGGGGCGGAGGGCACCGTGGTGGCTGGACCGGGAGACCGGGACGCCGGACGGGCACGGTCATGTCCCCGGCTGCGATGGCCGGTTCCTCGTCCAGCTCTACGCCCGCCCCGAACGCCACGGCGGCATCCTGCGCCGTCTGCCCGAACTGCTGGCGGAGCTCGGCGGCAGGACCCAGTGGTGGTTCCTGCCTTACCGCGATCCCGACGATCATTTGCGGCTCCGCCTCGTCGTACCGGCCGACCACGCCGAGGGCGCCCCAGCGGCGATCGGCGGCTGGACCCGGGCCCTGCGCCGGGCCGGGCTGACCTCCCGGGTGCGGTGGGACACCGACTTCCCCGAGACCGCCCGCTTCGGCGGCCCGGCGGCGATCGACGCAGCCGAGACGTTCTTCGCGGCGGACTCCGAGGCCGCCGCCGCGCAGCTCGCCTTCAGCACGGCGAACAGCGGCCCCGACGCCCAAGCCGTCACGGCCGCCAGCATGATCGACCTCACGACCGGCCTGATCGGGAACCCCGCCGACGCGATGGCCTGGCTGATTGACCACGCCCGCACCACCAGCACCGCCCCCGCCCGCGACGTATACGCACAAGCGGTCGCCCTCGGCAACCCGTACGACCACGACGCCCTGACCCGGCAGCCCGGCGGGCAGCGGATCACCGCCGCGTGGGCCCGGCGGCGCGAGACTCTGGCCGACTACCGGGCCGTGCTCGACACCGCAGGCACAGCCGATGTGAACGTCCTGCTGCCCGAGCTGCTGCATCTGCACCACACCCGCGTCGCCGGGATCGACCTCGACGCCGAAGGCCAGTGCCTGCACCTCGCCCGCGCCGCCGCGCTGAGCTGGACCGCACGAGGAAGGACCCGCTCGTGA
- a CDS encoding helix-turn-helix domain-containing protein yields MAARRGPTYLRVALGKELRALRDQLGLTAEAVSVELGFSRSKISRVESGDIPLPKLIDLERILDRYGVHDIDARDALLQMQRGSLSKEPFTSYTSLLPSGLPMYLGLERDATRIRGYENHVVHGLLQDETYATALARSAKVVEERTTAFVEQGVRLRMERKQLLTQPDGPEVHIILTENALRTVIGSPEVMRAQYAELKRLCALERVEVQIIPEDLATYRSGWNFTVLEFTGLGPVTQSDSAKATTMWSKESDVGQFQRQFDAMAMAAPGPAQTPQILDDLEKRLWK; encoded by the coding sequence GTGGCCGCACGACGAGGACCGACGTACCTGCGGGTCGCACTCGGCAAGGAACTTCGAGCACTCCGCGATCAGCTGGGGCTCACAGCGGAGGCCGTCTCGGTCGAGCTGGGGTTCTCCCGCTCGAAGATCAGCAGGGTCGAAAGCGGGGACATCCCCCTACCGAAGCTGATTGACCTCGAACGCATCCTCGACAGGTACGGGGTGCACGACATCGACGCCAGGGATGCCTTGTTGCAGATGCAGCGCGGCTCCCTGAGTAAAGAGCCGTTCACCTCCTACACCAGCCTCCTGCCCTCCGGCCTGCCGATGTATCTCGGGTTGGAGCGGGACGCGACCCGTATCCGCGGGTACGAGAACCACGTCGTCCATGGGCTCTTGCAGGACGAGACCTATGCCACAGCGCTCGCACGGTCCGCCAAGGTGGTCGAGGAACGGACCACGGCGTTCGTCGAGCAAGGCGTGCGACTCAGGATGGAACGAAAGCAGCTTCTGACCCAACCGGACGGGCCGGAGGTGCACATCATCCTGACGGAGAACGCGCTGCGTACGGTCATCGGCTCGCCAGAGGTCATGCGAGCGCAGTACGCAGAGCTGAAGCGGCTCTGCGCCCTAGAGAGGGTGGAGGTGCAGATCATCCCGGAAGACCTTGCCACCTACCGCTCCGGCTGGAACTTCACGGTGCTGGAGTTCACGGGCCTCGGGCCTGTGACTCAGAGCGACAGCGCCAAGGCCACCACCATGTGGTCGAAGGAGTCGGACGTGGGGCAGTTCCAGCGACAGTTCGATGCGATGGCCATGGCGGCACCGGGGCCGGCGCAGACCCCTCAAATCCTGGATGACCTCGAAAAGAGACTGTGGAAATGA
- a CDS encoding thiopeptide-type bacteriocin biosynthesis protein — protein sequence MDSPTWQQVNISFPDWTRAEHTALKHLAPILFAAEDNGEITAWFHISKRPCWRLRYLPSTDTDSQIGRELDALTTAGRITGWTPIVYEPEIHAFGGTEAMETAHHFFHHDSRGLLTYLRDGDQDAGGHRREISLLLCSILMRTAGLDWYEQGDVWARVAAHRPLPVGRRSTARQRAAVHRLLTVDTNDQTSENGPLARTREWARAYTTAGQELGNLTTTGALHRGLRDVLAHHVIFAWNRLGLPYATQAALAATAKDIVFGPDPAIYGDAAATSTDTGVSNPVQPRR from the coding sequence ATGGACAGCCCCACGTGGCAGCAGGTGAACATCTCCTTCCCCGACTGGACCCGTGCCGAGCACACGGCCCTGAAGCACCTCGCCCCGATCCTGTTCGCCGCCGAGGACAACGGCGAGATCACCGCGTGGTTCCACATCAGCAAACGCCCGTGCTGGCGCCTCCGCTACCTGCCGTCCACCGATACCGACTCGCAGATCGGCCGGGAACTGGACGCGCTGACCACCGCCGGCCGCATCACCGGCTGGACTCCCATCGTCTACGAACCCGAGATCCACGCCTTCGGCGGAACAGAAGCCATGGAAACGGCCCACCACTTCTTCCACCACGACAGCCGCGGACTACTCACCTATCTCCGCGACGGAGACCAAGACGCCGGCGGACACAGGCGGGAGATATCCCTCCTGCTGTGCAGCATCCTGATGCGCACGGCCGGCCTCGACTGGTACGAGCAGGGCGACGTCTGGGCACGCGTCGCCGCCCACCGCCCCCTTCCGGTCGGCCGGCGGAGCACCGCCCGACAACGCGCCGCCGTACACCGGCTGCTCACCGTGGATACGAACGACCAGACCTCCGAGAACGGCCCCCTGGCCCGCACCAGGGAATGGGCCCGTGCCTACACAACCGCCGGCCAGGAACTCGGCAACCTCACCACCACCGGAGCCCTCCATCGCGGACTCCGCGATGTCCTCGCCCACCATGTGATCTTCGCGTGGAACCGCCTCGGTCTGCCGTACGCCACACAGGCCGCCCTCGCCGCCACCGCCAAGGACATCGTGTTCGGCCCCGATCCCGCCATTTACGGCGATGCTGCCGCTACGAGCACGGACACCGGCGTTTCCAACCCCGTCCAGCCTCGCCGCTGA
- a CDS encoding lanthionine synthetase C family protein, which translates to MIRIPKALAVADGLAAELADPRSASPEAGGGRAWPQSLAGGAAGIALLHVVRARAGRGDWGTACTWISRAASDDLAAASNAGLYLGAPALAFVLHTAAGSTGRYRNALEKLDDATISITRRRLAEAHARIDDGERPAMKEFDLIRGLTGFAAHHLARHPDHEITADTLAYLVRLTEPLLDGDDALPSWWTDVSPSGEPTPDFPGGHGNFGLAHGIGATLSVLSLALMRGADAPGLADAAGRICAWTDRWRQGDDTEPWWPGFITAGQAAGGRIESALRPRPSWCYGVAGTARAQQLAGLALGEPARVRAAENAMLAALRDPAQLDQVPEIGLCHGTAGLLHAAWRMADQTGNPAIAAELPQMTDRLTAALNRSDRDPELLDGTAGAALVLHTVGTGTVAAPYWDTFLALA; encoded by the coding sequence GTGATACGGATACCGAAGGCGCTGGCCGTCGCCGACGGCCTCGCCGCCGAACTGGCCGACCCGCGCTCCGCCTCGCCCGAAGCCGGCGGTGGCCGGGCCTGGCCGCAGTCCCTGGCCGGGGGCGCAGCGGGTATCGCCCTGCTTCATGTCGTGCGGGCCCGCGCCGGGCGCGGCGACTGGGGCACCGCATGCACCTGGATCTCCCGGGCGGCCTCCGACGACCTCGCCGCCGCCTCCAATGCGGGCCTCTACCTCGGTGCCCCGGCCCTCGCCTTCGTTCTGCACACCGCCGCAGGCTCGACCGGCCGCTACCGCAACGCGCTGGAGAAGCTGGACGACGCCACCATCTCGATCACCCGGCGCCGTCTGGCCGAGGCCCACGCGCGGATCGACGACGGCGAACGGCCGGCGATGAAGGAGTTCGACCTGATCCGCGGGCTCACCGGGTTCGCCGCCCACCACCTCGCCCGCCACCCGGACCACGAGATCACCGCCGACACGCTCGCCTATCTCGTACGACTGACCGAACCCCTCCTGGACGGGGACGACGCCCTGCCCTCGTGGTGGACCGACGTCTCTCCCAGCGGGGAGCCGACCCCGGACTTCCCCGGGGGCCACGGGAACTTCGGACTGGCCCACGGCATCGGCGCGACCCTGTCCGTGCTCTCGCTGGCGCTCATGCGCGGTGCCGACGCTCCCGGGCTGGCCGACGCCGCCGGTCGGATCTGTGCCTGGACCGACCGGTGGCGGCAGGGCGACGACACCGAACCGTGGTGGCCCGGCTTCATCACGGCCGGCCAAGCGGCCGGTGGGCGCATCGAATCGGCTCTCCGCCCCCGGCCCTCCTGGTGCTACGGCGTGGCGGGCACCGCCCGCGCCCAACAACTCGCCGGTCTCGCACTGGGCGAGCCCGCCCGCGTCCGCGCCGCCGAGAACGCGATGCTCGCCGCTCTGCGCGACCCGGCCCAACTGGACCAGGTTCCCGAAATCGGGCTGTGCCACGGAACCGCCGGCCTGCTCCACGCCGCGTGGCGGATGGCCGACCAGACCGGAAACCCGGCCATCGCGGCGGAGCTGCCGCAGATGACCGACCGGCTGACGGCTGCACTCAACCGGTCCGACCGGGACCCCGAACTCCTCGACGGCACCGCCGGTGCGGCCCTGGTCCTGCACACCGTCGGCACCGGAACCGTCGCCGCCCCGTACTGGGACACCTTCCTCGCCCTGGCCTGA
- a CDS encoding NUDIX hydrolase — protein MENVTPPARDDDRKTRVAAGVILQNGRLLLIKRATPEGSLTWQFPAGKIEPDESPEDAVIREVKQETGLVVTVTERLRERIHPGTGIRILYFACSILSGTAHRAAPDEVADITWVPLRDLSHYIPDGFFLPVQQYLDTTASHPERPAAPGGSAPGKGPVRGGHPGESR, from the coding sequence ATGGAGAACGTGACACCGCCAGCTCGCGACGACGACCGGAAGACCAGGGTCGCGGCCGGCGTGATCCTCCAGAACGGACGTCTCCTGCTCATCAAACGGGCAACACCCGAAGGGTCGCTCACCTGGCAGTTCCCGGCCGGAAAGATCGAGCCGGACGAGTCACCCGAAGACGCTGTCATACGGGAGGTGAAGCAGGAGACCGGCCTCGTCGTCACCGTCACGGAACGACTGAGAGAACGGATCCACCCGGGCACCGGCATCCGCATCCTCTACTTCGCCTGCTCCATCCTGTCCGGCACCGCCCACCGCGCGGCCCCCGACGAAGTCGCGGACATCACCTGGGTGCCGCTCCGCGACCTATCCCACTACATACCTGACGGGTTCTTTCTTCCTGTCCAGCAGTACCTCGACACCACCGCCAGCCATCCGGAACGGCCTGCCGCGCCGGGCGGCTCGGCGCCCGGTAAAGGGCCGGTTCGGGGCGGTCATCCGGGGGAGTCGCGGTGA
- the fxlM gene encoding methyltransferase, FxLD system, which translates to MTTVRDKNIDEEAASLRAAMVRELRDLEAITADSVAGAVAAVPRHLFAVGEPLKAAYAANQALVIKRDEDGTALSSLSATHIQAVMLEQAGIEPGMRVLEVGSGGYNAALIAELVGKEGASISVDIDAEIVERARKCLDAAGYEQVQVVRADAVAGVPELAPFDRIIVTAGAWDIPSAWLDQLSERGRIVVPLRMRGLTRSIAFDRAGGGSEEELVSDSYRLCGFVPMQGAGAYTERLIHVTDGLALRVDDQKQDFDTDALAAAVRSARLEVWSGAAFDLPDELELFLATNTPEMVMLHGSKDLVDQGLLALSVTRGVPALVSGGSFAYRTKRANEETGGFESGVLAHGPDAEQVAARYAELLRRWASDHQRRGAARISYRPMPAGTAEPSQGVVAKRLGAVAFSWS; encoded by the coding sequence GTGACTACGGTACGAGACAAGAACATTGATGAGGAAGCGGCCTCGTTGCGGGCGGCCATGGTGCGTGAGCTGCGCGATCTGGAGGCCATCACAGCTGACTCCGTCGCCGGTGCGGTGGCCGCTGTGCCCCGGCATCTGTTCGCCGTCGGCGAGCCGCTGAAGGCCGCGTACGCAGCCAACCAGGCCCTGGTGATCAAGCGGGACGAGGACGGTACGGCACTCAGCTCGCTGTCGGCCACACACATCCAGGCGGTGATGCTGGAGCAGGCCGGGATCGAGCCCGGCATGCGGGTCCTCGAAGTCGGCTCGGGTGGCTACAACGCCGCGCTGATCGCCGAGCTGGTCGGCAAGGAGGGCGCGTCGATCTCGGTGGACATCGACGCGGAGATCGTCGAGCGCGCCCGGAAGTGTCTGGACGCGGCTGGATACGAGCAGGTTCAGGTGGTGCGGGCCGACGCCGTCGCCGGGGTACCGGAGCTGGCTCCGTTCGACCGGATCATCGTCACCGCCGGGGCCTGGGACATCCCGTCGGCGTGGCTGGACCAGCTCTCCGAGCGCGGCCGGATCGTCGTCCCCCTCCGGATGCGCGGGCTCACCCGGTCGATCGCGTTCGACCGGGCCGGCGGCGGCTCGGAAGAGGAGCTGGTCAGCGACAGCTACCGCCTGTGCGGCTTCGTGCCCATGCAGGGAGCCGGCGCGTACACCGAGCGGCTCATCCACGTCACCGATGGCCTCGCGCTGCGCGTCGATGACCAGAAGCAGGACTTCGACACCGACGCCCTGGCCGCCGCCGTGCGCTCGGCCCGGCTGGAGGTGTGGTCCGGGGCGGCGTTCGATCTGCCGGACGAGTTGGAACTGTTCCTGGCGACGAACACGCCGGAGATGGTGATGCTCCACGGCAGCAAGGACTTGGTCGACCAGGGCCTTCTCGCGCTGTCGGTGACGCGCGGCGTCCCGGCGCTGGTCAGCGGTGGGAGCTTTGCGTACCGCACGAAGCGGGCGAACGAGGAGACCGGCGGCTTCGAGAGCGGTGTCCTCGCCCACGGTCCCGACGCCGAACAGGTCGCGGCCCGCTACGCCGAGCTGCTGCGGCGGTGGGCGTCGGACCACCAGCGGCGCGGGGCCGCCCGGATCTCGTACCGGCCGATGCCCGCCGGTACGGCTGAACCGTCCCAGGGGGTTGTGGCGAAGCGGCTCGGCGCTGTCGCTTTCTCCTGGTCGTAG
- a CDS encoding FxLD family lanthipeptide → MSAQQIEDAAIAPHPQSAGEEESFENWDLDVSIVESGPSADRLIRMTDDGCGVTCESACSTTCP, encoded by the coding sequence GTGTCCGCACAGCAGATCGAAGACGCGGCGATAGCGCCACACCCGCAGAGCGCGGGCGAGGAGGAGAGCTTCGAGAATTGGGACCTGGACGTCTCGATCGTGGAGTCCGGCCCGTCGGCCGACCGGCTCATCCGGATGACTGACGACGGCTGCGGTGTGACCTGCGAGTCCGCCTGCTCGACCACCTGCCCGTAG
- a CDS encoding DUF397 domain-containing protein produces the protein MTTNLPPRVTATDLVPETAWFKSSYSSQDNGNCIEVADLGLRIGVRDSKQKGGAALVVAPSAWSAFVSLAASEKIR, from the coding sequence ATGACGACAAATCTTCCCCCGCGCGTAACCGCTACCGACCTCGTTCCGGAGACGGCCTGGTTCAAGTCCTCTTACAGCTCCCAGGACAACGGCAACTGCATAGAGGTCGCAGATCTCGGACTCCGAATCGGTGTCCGGGACTCGAAGCAGAAGGGCGGGGCCGCGCTGGTGGTTGCGCCTTCGGCCTGGAGTGCTTTCGTAAGCCTCGCTGCCTCGGAAAAGATCAGGTGA
- the fxlM gene encoding methyltransferase, FxLD system — MTHTTVDSDEAARLRNEVVDRLVADGAISSPEVEAVMRKVPRHAFAPEASLEKAYAPYAAVITKTDAHGVQLSSVSAPQIQAMMLGQARVRPGMRVLEIGSGGLNAAYLAELVGEAGDVVTVDIDSTVTDRARRLLDEHGFGRVRVVCVDAAEPLDDLGTFDLVMVTAGAWDIPPAWTGRLTPGGRLVVPLRMRGLTRSVAFVRVDDHLESESAFVCGFVPMQGSTAHREELLLVAGTPEIGLRFDDGLPADPSLLDNAVTTPRVELWTGVEVGRGELVDTLQMHLAITLPGFCVMTVDPDLDSGIVAPSNESFSLAAVDGADFAYLTVRRTEDDKGVEYGVHALGPTASGFAKIVADHVRDWARDRRGGPNPVIRVHPAGTPDAQIPADRVIDKVHSRISLAWSPA, encoded by the coding sequence ATGACCCACACGACGGTCGACTCCGACGAGGCCGCACGGCTCCGCAACGAGGTCGTGGACCGGTTGGTCGCGGACGGCGCGATCTCCTCCCCGGAGGTCGAGGCTGTGATGCGGAAGGTCCCCCGGCACGCGTTCGCCCCCGAGGCGAGTCTGGAGAAGGCATACGCCCCGTACGCGGCCGTCATCACCAAGACGGACGCGCACGGCGTCCAGCTCAGCTCGGTCTCCGCGCCGCAGATCCAGGCGATGATGCTGGGGCAGGCCCGGGTCCGACCCGGGATGAGGGTGCTGGAGATCGGCTCGGGCGGTCTGAACGCGGCTTACCTCGCCGAGTTGGTCGGGGAAGCCGGTGACGTGGTCACCGTGGACATCGACTCCACCGTCACGGACCGGGCCCGCCGGCTGCTGGACGAGCACGGCTTCGGCCGGGTCCGAGTGGTCTGCGTCGACGCGGCGGAGCCCCTCGACGACCTCGGTACGTTCGACCTCGTCATGGTGACCGCTGGCGCGTGGGACATCCCGCCCGCGTGGACCGGGCGGCTCACCCCCGGCGGGCGTCTGGTGGTACCGCTGCGGATGCGCGGGCTCACCCGGTCCGTGGCCTTCGTCCGCGTCGACGATCACCTGGAGAGCGAGTCCGCGTTCGTCTGCGGCTTCGTCCCCATGCAGGGCTCGACCGCGCACCGGGAGGAACTGCTGCTCGTCGCCGGGACTCCGGAGATCGGGCTGCGGTTCGATGACGGACTGCCAGCCGACCCGAGCCTGCTCGACAACGCCGTCACCACGCCCCGGGTGGAGCTGTGGACCGGGGTTGAGGTCGGTCGCGGCGAACTCGTCGACACGCTCCAGATGCACCTGGCGATCACACTGCCCGGCTTCTGCGTCATGACGGTCGACCCCGACTTGGACAGCGGGATCGTCGCCCCCTCGAACGAGTCCTTCTCCCTGGCGGCCGTGGACGGCGCCGACTTCGCCTATCTCACCGTCCGCCGGACCGAGGATGACAAGGGCGTCGAGTACGGCGTCCACGCCCTCGGCCCCACGGCCTCCGGTTTCGCCAAGATCGTCGCGGACCACGTCCGTGACTGGGCCCGCGACCGGCGCGGCGGCCCCAATCCGGTCATCCGCGTCCATCCGGCCGGCACCCCCGACGCGCAGATCCCGGCCGACCGAGTCATCGACAAGGTGCACAGCCGGATCTCGCTCGCCTGGTCTCCGGCGTAG
- a CDS encoding L-serine ammonia-lyase translates to MAISVFDLFSIGIGPSSSHTVGPMRAARMFARRLKNEGLLAHTAAVRAELYGSLGATGHGHGTPMAVLLGLAGNSPRTVDVETADEQVAQIKESGRISLLGAHEIAFDFDEDLVLHRRKALPYHANGMTIRAYDADGGTVLEKTYYSVGGGFVVDEDAVGEDRIKLDDTVLKYPFRTGDELLRLARDTGLSISSLMLENEKAWRTEEEIRTGLLEIWQVMQACVARGLSREGILPGGLKVRRRAANTARQLRAEGDPAALAMEWITLYAMAVNEENAAGGRVVTAPTNGAAGIIPAVLHHYMNFVPGADEDGIVRFLLAAGAIGMLFKENASISGAEVGCQGEVGSACSMAAGALAEVLGGTAAQVENAAEIGMEHNLGLTCDPVGGLVQIPCIERNGMAAVKAVTAAKMAMRGDGSHLVSLDKVIKTMKETGADMSVKYKETARGGLAVNIIEC, encoded by the coding sequence GTGGCCATCTCGGTCTTCGACCTGTTCTCGATCGGCATCGGCCCGTCCAGCTCGCACACGGTGGGTCCGATGCGGGCGGCGCGGATGTTCGCCCGCCGGCTGAAGAACGAGGGTCTGCTCGCGCACACCGCCGCCGTACGGGCCGAGCTGTACGGCTCCCTCGGCGCCACCGGCCACGGCCACGGCACCCCCATGGCGGTCCTCCTCGGGCTGGCGGGGAACTCCCCGCGCACGGTCGATGTGGAGACCGCCGACGAGCAGGTGGCGCAGATCAAGGAGTCCGGCCGGATCTCCCTGCTCGGCGCCCACGAGATCGCCTTCGACTTCGACGAGGACCTGGTCCTCCACCGCCGCAAGGCGCTGCCGTACCACGCCAACGGCATGACGATACGGGCGTACGACGCCGACGGCGGCACGGTCCTGGAGAAGACGTACTACTCGGTCGGCGGCGGATTCGTCGTCGACGAGGACGCGGTCGGCGAGGACCGCATCAAGCTCGACGACACCGTGCTGAAGTACCCCTTCCGCACCGGCGACGAACTCCTCCGGCTCGCCCGGGACACGGGCCTGTCCATCTCGTCCCTGATGCTGGAGAACGAGAAGGCCTGGCGCACCGAGGAGGAGATCCGCACCGGACTCCTGGAGATCTGGCAGGTCATGCAAGCGTGCGTGGCCCGCGGACTGTCCCGCGAAGGCATCCTCCCGGGCGGTCTGAAGGTCCGCCGCCGGGCCGCGAACACCGCCCGCCAGCTGCGCGCCGAAGGCGATCCGGCGGCCCTCGCGATGGAGTGGATCACCCTCTACGCGATGGCAGTCAACGAGGAGAACGCGGCGGGCGGCCGGGTCGTGACGGCCCCCACCAACGGCGCGGCCGGCATCATCCCGGCGGTCCTCCACCACTACATGAACTTCGTGCCCGGCGCCGACGAGGACGGCATCGTACGGTTCCTCCTGGCGGCGGGCGCGATCGGCATGCTCTTCAAGGAGAACGCCTCCATCTCCGGCGCCGAGGTCGGCTGCCAGGGCGAGGTCGGCTCGGCCTGCTCCATGGCGGCCGGCGCCCTCGCCGAGGTCCTCGGCGGCACCGCAGCCCAGGTGGAGAACGCGGCCGAGATCGGCATGGAACACAACCTCGGCCTGACCTGCGACCCGGTCGGCGGTCTGGTGCAGATCCCCTGCATCGAACGGAACGGCATGGCGGCGGTGAAGGCCGTCACGGCGGCGAAGATGGCGATGCGCGGCGACGGCAGCCATCTGGTCTCCCTCGACAAGGTCATCAAGACCATGAAGGAGACGGGCGCGGACATGTCGGTGAAGTACAAGGAGACGGCCCGGGGCGGGCTCGCGGTGAACATCATCGAGTGCTGA